A part of Candidatus Hydrogenedentota bacterium genomic DNA contains:
- a CDS encoding DUF1080 domain-containing protein: MRIVCATFVVMGVMIVFASTVFPDILADKDKMAVRDGVLYLGKNPFMMRAVRVSEMALRSTAPSEWAATLARIADAGGNAVCFTLPGYAADGSLSPGTARTIKALMDAALWRRMGGLCRILPKKALDDKEKCLTMVRSAAAVLKNENRLVYWIDGPNADELVKAFREAAPGLVVAAKSGGDIEVVEKLVDKPPVRGKKSSRRPAKQTEKPLMLSGEIPPAERLGSVHFVLPGNEQSYVDLEAAMKNPAESAAWKPDNSTLSERERAEGFVSLFDGKTLDGWWFLGANTKGFAVENGAIVWKAEGGRALYTRDRYDNFILRLEWKINKGGNSGIYLRAPRAGRQSKIGMEFQLQGDAGQPVTNQTSGAIYDVVAPRVNATKSPGEWNTVEILLDGGRFRAVMNDQVVQETDLEQNDELRMRLRRGFIGLQDHGSFVAFRNIRIKRL, encoded by the coding sequence ATGCGGATTGTATGTGCAACGTTCGTTGTGATGGGCGTCATGATCGTTTTTGCCTCAACTGTTTTCCCCGATATCCTGGCCGACAAAGACAAGATGGCCGTCCGGGACGGCGTTCTTTATTTGGGGAAGAATCCGTTTATGATGCGCGCCGTTCGGGTATCCGAAATGGCGCTGCGAAGCACGGCGCCGTCCGAATGGGCGGCAACGCTTGCCCGGATTGCCGACGCGGGCGGCAATGCCGTGTGCTTTACCCTTCCAGGGTATGCCGCAGACGGTTCGCTTTCACCGGGCACGGCTAGGACAATCAAGGCCCTCATGGACGCGGCGTTGTGGCGGCGGATGGGGGGGCTTTGCAGGATTTTGCCTAAAAAGGCGCTTGATGATAAGGAAAAATGTCTTACGATGGTCCGATCGGCCGCAGCGGTATTGAAAAACGAAAACCGCCTGGTCTACTGGATTGACGGCCCCAATGCCGACGAACTGGTAAAGGCGTTTCGCGAAGCCGCACCCGGCCTTGTCGTCGCCGCGAAATCCGGCGGCGACATCGAAGTGGTCGAAAAACTGGTGGACAAGCCCCCTGTGCGTGGAAAGAAATCATCGCGTAGACCGGCCAAACAAACTGAAAAACCCTTGATGCTTTCAGGAGAAATACCCCCGGCGGAACGCCTCGGTTCGGTCCATTTCGTTTTACCTGGAAATGAGCAATCCTATGTTGATCTGGAGGCCGCGATGAAAAATCCCGCGGAATCCGCGGCGTGGAAACCGGATAATTCCACACTTTCCGAACGGGAACGAGCGGAAGGGTTTGTTTCTTTGTTCGACGGCAAGACGCTTGACGGCTGGTGGTTTCTTGGCGCCAACACGAAGGGATTCGCGGTCGAAAACGGCGCCATTGTCTGGAAAGCGGAAGGGGGGCGCGCTTTGTATACACGCGATCGTTACGACAACTTTATTCTGCGTTTGGAGTGGAAAATCAACAAGGGGGGCAACAGCGGAATCTATCTCCGCGCGCCGCGCGCGGGACGGCAGTCGAAGATTGGTATGGAATTCCAATTGCAGGGCGATGCGGGGCAACCGGTAACGAATCAGACCAGCGGCGCCATTTACGATGTCGTCGCGCCACGGGTGAATGCAACCAAATCGCCCGGAGAGTGGAATACCGTCGAAATCCTGTTGGATGGCGGTCGTTTCCGTGCAGTGATGAACGATCAGGTTGTGCAGGAAACGGATTTGGAGCAGAACGACGAACTCCGAATGCGCCTGCGGCGGGGTTTCATCGGATTGCAGGATCACGGTTCGTTCGTGGCATTCAGGAATATTCGCATCAAGAGACTGTAG
- a CDS encoding GDP-mannose 4,6-dehydratase — protein sequence MKRVLITGAAGFIGSHLAERLLDRGDTVAGLDEFNDYYNPAIKRANVAEALKNERYTLHETDICDEPGLRAVFEAERPEVVVHLAARAGVRPSVENPNLYHRVNVIGGQHILDACRDFKVDNLVFASSSSVYGGSTDVPFRETDPVARPVSPYAATKRMNELQAHVYSHLYGLNVTMLRFFTVYGPRQRPDMAIHKFTRLILEGRPVPMFGDGSTRRDYTYIEDILDGLVRCVDTPFRYEIFNLGEHHTTSLRDLIEMIARHCGKEAIIEPRPLQPGDVSITFADIDHARALLGYAPKFSMDEGVGRFVEWYKRQKAER from the coding sequence ATGAAGCGGGTGTTGATTACAGGCGCGGCGGGGTTCATCGGCTCGCATTTGGCGGAACGATTGCTGGACCGTGGCGATACGGTTGCGGGTTTGGACGAGTTCAACGATTATTATAATCCGGCGATCAAGCGGGCCAATGTGGCGGAAGCCCTGAAGAACGAACGCTACACGCTGCACGAAACCGATATTTGCGACGAGCCCGGCTTGCGTGCGGTCTTCGAGGCGGAACGTCCGGAAGTGGTCGTTCATCTGGCGGCGCGCGCGGGGGTGCGGCCGTCGGTCGAAAATCCGAATCTGTACCATCGCGTGAACGTAATCGGCGGCCAGCACATACTCGATGCGTGCCGCGATTTCAAGGTGGACAACCTCGTTTTCGCGTCGAGTTCGTCGGTGTACGGCGGTTCGACCGATGTGCCGTTCCGCGAAACGGATCCCGTGGCGCGTCCGGTGAGCCCTTACGCGGCCACGAAACGGATGAACGAACTCCAGGCGCACGTGTACAGCCATTTGTACGGGCTGAACGTGACGATGCTGCGGTTCTTCACCGTGTACGGTCCGCGGCAGCGTCCCGACATGGCCATCCACAAGTTTACCCGGCTGATCCTCGAGGGGCGGCCGGTGCCGATGTTTGGCGATGGTTCAACGCGGCGGGATTACACGTATATCGAGGATATTCTGGACGGGTTGGTGCGGTGCGTGGACACGCCGTTCCGCTACGAAATCTTCAATCTGGGCGAACATCATACGACCAGCCTGCGCGATCTCATCGAGATGATCGCACGCCACTGCGGCAAGGAGGCGATCATCGAGCCGCGGCCCTTGCAGCCGGGTGATGTGTCCATCACGTTCGCGGATATCGATCATGCCCGGGCGCTGCTGGGTTACGCGCCGAAATTTTCGATGGACGAGGGTGTCGGACGGTTTGTGGAATGGTATAAGAGGCAGAAGGCAGAACGCTGA